One window of the Actinomyces wuliandei genome contains the following:
- a CDS encoding ABC transporter permease has protein sequence MSIFRTSLRIVAAHRLYVLVYLVLLSMLGLLTAAAASSSQEDGRLVEEEPAVAVIDRDGSTISQGLTGYVESQGEAVSLEDARRALQDAAAQDWVQYVLIIPEGYGEELVAAAQEGQDPPVLDTVVSYQSATGSRVDVRAGAFLDQVYDYLSLSGATPQEAVTLARGAVDQSVRAEVISVASPSLPERFRVFTEFSLYPLFAFGVVAVSTLMLALSRRPVRSRLASAPTSGIVRSLGVMAACLMVGTVGWLWVLGLGMVAFTGADAAESALPLGLVGLALFSYMLFSVAVGFLLGQLGTGRNVANAVANILSMVLTFLSGAWMPLEYMPDALAPLTRITPSYWVNQVIQTASTAPSLNSDTITTMVGQCAVCALFALAVFSSGVAVGRPRARSSL, from the coding sequence ATGAGCATCTTTAGGACGTCGCTGCGGATCGTCGCCGCGCACCGGCTCTACGTCCTGGTCTACCTGGTCCTGTTGAGCATGCTGGGCCTGCTCACTGCCGCAGCAGCCTCCAGCTCGCAGGAGGACGGCCGGCTCGTGGAGGAGGAGCCTGCTGTGGCCGTCATCGACCGGGACGGCTCCACCATCTCCCAGGGGCTCACCGGCTACGTGGAGTCCCAGGGGGAGGCCGTCTCCCTGGAGGACGCCAGGAGGGCGCTCCAGGACGCCGCCGCCCAGGACTGGGTCCAGTACGTCCTCATCATCCCCGAGGGATACGGGGAGGAGCTCGTCGCCGCAGCCCAGGAGGGGCAGGACCCCCCGGTGCTGGACACCGTGGTCAGCTACCAGTCCGCGACGGGCTCACGCGTGGACGTGCGGGCCGGCGCCTTCCTGGACCAGGTCTACGACTACCTCTCGCTGTCGGGGGCCACCCCCCAGGAGGCGGTCACGCTGGCGCGCGGGGCAGTGGACCAGTCCGTACGGGCCGAGGTGATCAGCGTGGCCTCCCCGTCCCTGCCGGAACGCTTCAGGGTCTTCACCGAGTTCTCCCTCTACCCGCTGTTCGCCTTCGGTGTGGTGGCCGTCTCCACGCTCATGCTGGCGCTGAGCCGCCGCCCGGTGCGCTCACGCCTGGCCTCCGCCCCGACCAGCGGGATCGTGCGCAGTCTCGGCGTCATGGCTGCCTGCCTCATGGTGGGCACCGTGGGGTGGCTGTGGGTCCTCGGCCTGGGCATGGTGGCCTTCACCGGCGCGGACGCGGCAGAGTCGGCGCTGCCCCTGGGGCTGGTGGGCCTGGCGCTGTTCTCCTACATGCTCTTCTCCGTGGCAGTCGGGTTCCTCCTGGGCCAGCTGGGGACGGGCCGCAACGTGGCCAACGCCGTGGCGAACATCCTCAGTATGGTGCTCACGTTCCTGTCGGGGGCGTGGATGCCGCTGGAGTACATGCCTGACGCGCTGGCGCCACTGACCAGGATCACGCCCAGCTACTGGGTGAACCAGGTGATTCAGACGGCGTCTACCGCGCCCTCGCTCAACAGCGACACCATCACGACGATGGTGGGCCAGTGCGCGGTGTGCGCCCTGTTCGCCCTGGCCGTCTTCAGCAGCGGGGTCGCCGTGGGGCGGCCCCGGGCCCGGTCCTCGCTGTAG
- a CDS encoding sensor histidine kinase, with protein sequence MGPLVDKSVVLGGCTALMLVVGVPGVVRVVWVLVAVVLSSLCVLAEGRRGAVVAPAAYLVAGCLSPESVLGAPLAAYDLARSTTLRAGGTWLLLLCGGPVLAAATGARLPPTAVVLAAVLCAVAVLLGVRTAQGDLTRGHLYRLRDDLQVKVVALERTNARLLEAQDHEVRAAALSERTRIARDIHDTVGHLLTRLTLRVRALQVLHRDHPTLPSQLEEVGATLEEALGSVRRSVHALSEEGEDLPTALNLLGLRCGIKDVAVSCLLDQAPPTDVSHCLLAVTREALTNAVRHGAADSARVALAEYPAFWQVTISNDGAVPGRSARPDPVGMGLRSMRERVEMLGGVLRVTPSPRFTVFATIPKGDA encoded by the coding sequence GTGGGACCACTGGTGGACAAGAGCGTCGTCCTGGGTGGCTGCACCGCCCTGATGCTGGTGGTCGGCGTACCCGGTGTCGTCCGGGTCGTCTGGGTGCTGGTGGCGGTGGTGCTGAGCAGCCTGTGCGTCCTGGCCGAGGGCAGGCGCGGGGCCGTCGTCGCCCCGGCTGCCTACCTGGTGGCGGGCTGCCTGTCGCCGGAGTCCGTGCTCGGCGCGCCCCTGGCCGCCTACGACCTGGCCCGTTCCACCACGCTACGGGCAGGCGGCACCTGGCTGCTCCTGCTGTGCGGGGGGCCTGTGCTGGCGGCAGCGACAGGGGCGCGGCTGCCGCCGACGGCTGTGGTCCTGGCGGCCGTCCTGTGCGCCGTGGCGGTGCTCCTGGGTGTGCGCACCGCGCAAGGGGACCTGACCCGGGGTCACTTGTACCGTCTGCGGGACGACCTGCAGGTCAAGGTGGTCGCCCTGGAGCGCACCAACGCCCGCCTTCTGGAGGCCCAGGACCACGAGGTGCGGGCGGCCGCCCTGTCGGAGCGCACCAGGATCGCCCGCGACATCCACGACACGGTGGGGCACCTGCTGACCCGCCTCACCCTGAGGGTCAGGGCGCTCCAGGTGCTCCACCGTGACCACCCCACCCTGCCGTCGCAGCTGGAGGAGGTGGGTGCCACTCTTGAGGAGGCGCTGGGCTCCGTGCGGCGCAGCGTGCACGCCCTGTCCGAGGAGGGCGAGGACCTGCCCACGGCCCTCAACCTGCTGGGGCTGCGCTGTGGCATCAAGGACGTCGCGGTCAGCTGCCTGCTGGACCAGGCCCCGCCCACCGACGTCTCCCACTGCCTGCTGGCGGTGACCCGGGAGGCGCTGACCAACGCCGTGCGCCACGGCGCAGCCGACTCCGCCCGGGTCGCCCTGGCCGAGTACCCGGCGTTCTGGCAGGTCACTATCAGCAACGATGGCGCGGTGCCGGGCCGGTCCGCCCGTCCCGATCCCGTGGGCATGGGCCTGCGCTCCATGAGGGAGCGGGTCGAGATGCTGGGGGGAGTCCTGCGTGTCACCCCCTCCCCGAGGTTCACGGTCTTCGCCACCATCCCGAAGGGGGACGCATGA
- a CDS encoding response regulator produces the protein MRVLIVDDDAIVASSLATILSAEDDIEVVGQGGSGPQAVAGYARHQPDILLMDIRMPGGDGLSAAEQVLEHDRQARIVFLTTFSDDDYIVRALRMGARGYLIKQDVAQVAPALRSVMAGLTVMEGQVLERTATMGETMEAPTGSLRAPRPRGYGERSAVFASLTEREYEVVEALSEGLDNAEVAGRLFMSEGTVRNHISAVLAKLGLRNRTQVAVLYYRSAGA, from the coding sequence ATGAGGGTGCTCATTGTTGACGACGACGCCATCGTCGCCAGCTCCTTGGCCACGATCCTGTCGGCGGAAGACGATATCGAGGTCGTCGGCCAGGGCGGCAGCGGCCCGCAGGCCGTGGCCGGGTACGCCCGCCACCAGCCCGACATCCTGCTCATGGACATCCGCATGCCCGGCGGTGACGGGCTGAGCGCGGCGGAGCAGGTCCTGGAGCATGACAGGCAGGCCCGCATCGTCTTCCTCACCACCTTCTCCGACGACGACTACATCGTGCGGGCGCTGCGGATGGGCGCGCGCGGCTACCTCATCAAGCAGGACGTGGCCCAGGTGGCCCCGGCCCTGCGCAGCGTCATGGCCGGGCTGACCGTCATGGAGGGCCAGGTCCTGGAGCGTACCGCGACCATGGGGGAAACCATGGAGGCGCCGACAGGCTCCCTGCGGGCGCCCCGGCCCCGGGGATACGGGGAGCGGTCAGCGGTCTTCGCCTCGCTGACCGAGCGCGAGTACGAGGTGGTCGAGGCGCTGTCCGAGGGCCTGGACAACGCCGAGGTGGCTGGGCGGCTGTTCATGAGCGAGGGCACCGTGCGCAACCACATCAGCGCGGTGCTGGCCAAGCTCGGGCTGCGCAACCGCACCCAGGTCGCGGTGCTCTACTACCGCTCCGCCGGGGCGTGA
- a CDS encoding ABC transporter ATP-binding protein, with the protein MPDTTTGTSGTSSEAVGSTASTPGATTRVTATGSTGSAVAVEGLVKRYGDLVAVDNLTLRIASGEIFGLLGPNGSGKTTTISCILQLLTRDRGEISVLGQPMRATSYDLKRRIGIVPQEVAVFDELTVRENIDAFCALYVPGRRQRRALVEEAIDFVDLGRFAGFRPARLSGGLLRRLNIACGIAHRPELIILDEPTVAVDPQSRNAILDGIRDLNRQGATIIYTSHYMEEVEQLCTRIMIVDGGKEVASGTTSELKSMIGVGERIRVEVVAPEAPGEETVEQVRRLSHVRSAAWQAPELLVECTPGAHNLSDVMEVLAAQEVTCGRVASEPPTLNDVFLEMTGRALRDEAA; encoded by the coding sequence ATGCCTGACACGACAACCGGCACCTCCGGCACCTCGTCAGAGGCAGTGGGCAGCACGGCCTCGACACCGGGCGCCACCACCAGAGTCACCGCCACCGGCAGCACCGGCAGCGCAGTGGCGGTCGAGGGCCTGGTCAAGCGCTACGGGGACCTGGTCGCGGTGGACAACCTGACACTGCGGATCGCCTCGGGCGAGATCTTCGGCCTGCTGGGGCCCAACGGCTCGGGCAAGACCACCACGATCAGCTGCATCCTCCAGCTCCTGACCCGCGACCGGGGCGAGATCAGCGTCCTGGGGCAGCCAATGAGGGCCACCTCCTACGACCTCAAGCGCCGCATCGGCATCGTCCCCCAAGAGGTGGCCGTCTTCGACGAGCTCACGGTGAGGGAGAACATCGACGCCTTCTGCGCCCTCTACGTCCCCGGCCGCAGGCAGCGCCGGGCCCTGGTGGAGGAGGCCATTGACTTCGTCGACCTGGGCCGCTTCGCGGGCTTCCGGCCCGCCAGGCTCTCCGGGGGTCTGCTGCGCAGGCTCAACATCGCCTGCGGTATCGCCCACCGGCCCGAGCTCATCATCCTCGACGAGCCGACGGTGGCGGTGGACCCCCAGAGCCGCAACGCGATCCTCGACGGCATCAGGGACCTCAACCGGCAGGGGGCGACCATCATCTACACCAGCCACTACATGGAGGAGGTGGAGCAGCTGTGCACCCGGATCATGATCGTCGACGGCGGCAAGGAGGTCGCCAGCGGCACCACCAGCGAGCTGAAGTCAATGATCGGGGTCGGAGAGCGCATCCGCGTCGAGGTGGTCGCCCCTGAGGCCCCTGGGGAGGAGACCGTCGAGCAGGTGCGCCGCCTGAGTCACGTGCGCTCCGCGGCCTGGCAGGCTCCCGAGCTGCTCGTCGAGTGCACCCCCGGCGCCCACAACCTCTCCGACGTCATGGAGGTGCTGGCAGCGCAGGAGGTCACCTGCGGGCGGGTGGCCTCCGAGCCACCCACGCTCAACGACGTCTTCCTGGAGATGACCGGGCGCGCCCTGCGCGACGAGGCAGCCTGA
- a CDS encoding alpha/beta hydrolase, translating into MFPRSTQVDHAKVTFHNRFGTTLAADLYRPQGAGGPLPALAASGPFGAVKEQSSGLYAQAMAERGFLAVAFDPSFTGESGGAPRYMASPDISIEDFQAAVDYLSVRGDVDPERLGVIGVCGWGGMALAAAAADPRIKATVVSTMYDLSRVAANGYFDSSDSAEARNQMRASVAAQRTADYRSGTYAMAGGVVDPLPDDAPDFAKDYYAYYKTPRGYHPRSLYSNDGWTVVGGSSLMNATLLGYIEEIENAVMILHGDVAHSYYMGKDAFARLQGDNKEMVTVPGASHTDLYDGGGKEAIPWERIAEFLTANLG; encoded by the coding sequence GTGTTCCCTCGCTCCACCCAGGTGGACCACGCCAAGGTCACCTTCCACAACCGGTTCGGCACCACCCTGGCGGCCGACCTCTACCGGCCTCAGGGTGCCGGGGGGCCGCTGCCCGCGCTGGCCGCGTCCGGTCCCTTCGGTGCCGTCAAGGAGCAGTCCAGCGGCCTGTACGCCCAGGCCATGGCTGAGCGCGGCTTCCTGGCCGTCGCCTTCGACCCCAGCTTTACCGGCGAGTCCGGGGGCGCACCCCGCTACATGGCCTCCCCGGACATCAGCATCGAGGACTTCCAGGCCGCCGTCGACTACCTGTCCGTGCGCGGCGACGTCGACCCCGAGCGCCTCGGCGTCATCGGCGTCTGCGGCTGGGGCGGCATGGCCCTGGCCGCGGCGGCCGCGGACCCGCGCATCAAGGCCACAGTGGTCTCCACCATGTACGACCTGAGCCGGGTGGCCGCCAACGGCTACTTCGACTCCTCCGACTCCGCCGAGGCCCGCAACCAGATGCGCGCCTCCGTGGCGGCGCAGCGCACCGCCGACTACCGGTCCGGCACCTATGCCATGGCTGGCGGCGTGGTGGACCCCCTTCCCGACGACGCCCCCGACTTCGCCAAGGACTACTACGCCTACTACAAGACGCCGCGGGGCTACCACCCCCGCTCTCTGTACTCCAACGACGGCTGGACGGTGGTCGGCGGCTCCTCCCTGATGAACGCGACCTTGCTGGGCTACATCGAGGAGATCGAGAACGCGGTGATGATCCTCCACGGGGACGTGGCGCACTCCTACTACATGGGTAAGGACGCCTTCGCCAGGCTCCAGGGTGACAACAAGGAGATGGTGACCGTGCCGGGCGCCTCCCACACCGACCTCTACGACGGTGGCGGCAAGGAGGCCATCCCGTGGGAGAGGATCGCCGAGTTCCTCACGGCAAACCTGGGGTGA
- a CDS encoding LysR substrate-binding domain-containing protein: MGLGYLLAFDHLVDTSPSSGLTFRPLKPTLTSHMHLIWRREQVLSPIAQRFLAQVRSSLGSLQDPQDPQDPTAAGHAPAER; encoded by the coding sequence ATGGGACTGGGCTACCTGCTCGCCTTCGACCACCTGGTGGACACCAGCCCGTCCAGCGGCCTCACCTTCCGCCCGCTGAAGCCCACGCTGACCTCACACATGCACCTCATCTGGCGCCGGGAACAGGTCCTCTCGCCCATCGCGCAACGCTTCCTGGCCCAGGTGCGCTCCTCGCTGGGGAGCTTGCAGGACCCCCAGGACCCCCAGGACCCCACAGCAGCCGGTCACGCCCCGGCGGAGCGGTAG
- a CDS encoding ABC transporter permease, whose translation MSAVSEVVTIGAYQALHLVRDRVLLLWTLGLPVILSLIFSSMFSGMDELYQADPVELGVVLDEPYRDAEGLEEVVTAVSSQDGDMHLVNTHPVSSPAEAEDAALEGETIGYLAVEDDEPVLHVSPASSDEATVPVLRAVLESYLSTRAEYAALTTRGVGPEQMAATQVSRTHTQEVQVTQEPADPQVRFYYALLAFACGTGAAVSVIAAQGVVATSSPLGARRSLAGTARWRVLLGTLVGSWVCIVACLLIAFYVIRAVADISFGPSTWLCHLAIAVASLMTCAAGAALGTVRGMNLGIVSGNVALLSLLTGLYGPGAQQLADTVEQSAPLLAQANPLWQIARSFFALLYYDSLEPFARCCAVMGGMTLLFLAVALVRMRRLSHEHL comes from the coding sequence ATGTCAGCGGTGTCAGAGGTCGTGACGATCGGCGCCTACCAGGCGCTGCACCTGGTCCGCGACCGGGTGCTGCTGCTGTGGACGCTGGGGCTGCCTGTCATCCTGTCACTCATCTTCTCCAGCATGTTCTCCGGCATGGACGAGCTCTACCAGGCCGACCCCGTCGAGCTGGGGGTCGTCCTGGATGAGCCCTACCGCGACGCGGAGGGGCTGGAGGAGGTGGTCACTGCCGTCTCCTCCCAGGACGGGGACATGCACCTGGTCAACACCCACCCCGTCTCCTCCCCCGCTGAGGCGGAGGACGCGGCCCTGGAGGGGGAGACCATCGGCTACCTGGCCGTGGAGGACGACGAGCCGGTCCTCCACGTCTCCCCCGCCAGCAGCGACGAGGCGACAGTCCCCGTGCTGCGGGCCGTCCTGGAGTCCTACCTGAGCACCCGGGCCGAGTACGCCGCGCTCACCACCCGGGGGGTCGGCCCCGAGCAGATGGCGGCCACCCAGGTGTCGCGGACCCACACCCAGGAGGTCCAGGTCACCCAGGAGCCCGCGGACCCGCAGGTGCGCTTCTACTACGCCCTGCTCGCCTTCGCCTGCGGGACGGGGGCGGCCGTGTCCGTCATCGCCGCCCAGGGGGTCGTGGCGACATCCTCACCGCTGGGTGCCCGCCGCAGCCTGGCAGGGACAGCCCGCTGGAGGGTGCTGCTGGGGACGCTGGTCGGCTCGTGGGTGTGCATCGTCGCCTGCCTGCTTATCGCCTTCTACGTCATCCGGGCGGTGGCCGACATCAGCTTCGGGCCGAGCACCTGGCTGTGCCACCTGGCGATCGCCGTGGCCAGCCTCATGACCTGCGCCGCCGGGGCCGCCCTGGGCACGGTGCGCGGCATGAACCTGGGGATCGTCTCCGGCAATGTGGCTCTGCTGTCGCTGCTCACCGGCCTGTACGGTCCCGGCGCGCAGCAGCTGGCCGACACCGTGGAGCAGTCCGCCCCCCTGCTCGCCCAGGCCAACCCCCTGTGGCAGATCGCCCGGAGTTTCTTCGCCCTGCTCTACTACGACAGCCTTGAGCCCTTCGCCCGCTGCTGCGCCGTCATGGGGGGCATGACCCTCCTGTTCCTGGCCGTCGCGCTGGTGCGCATGAGGAGGCTGAGCCATGAGCATCTTTAG
- a CDS encoding LysR family transcriptional regulator gives MEIQTLRYFLAVAREENMTRAAGALHVTQPTLSKQVRSLERELGTSCSPGTPSASS, from the coding sequence ATGGAGATCCAGACACTGCGCTACTTCCTCGCGGTCGCGCGCGAGGAGAACATGACCCGGGCCGCCGGAGCGCTCCACGTCACGCAGCCCACGCTGTCCAAGCAGGTGAGGTCGCTGGAGCGCGAGCTGGGCACAAGCTGTTCACCCGGCACTCCTTCAGCATCGAGCTGA